The Luteolibacter sp. Y139 genome includes the window AACACTCGCAAAGCCGGACGAAACCGCAAGCGCCCAGCATTCACTCACGACAGCCTGACGCAAGAGACCGCCAGAAACACCGGAAACTCCTTCACCGCCCGATTCTCCCCCTTCGCCCGCGGCCCCGGTTGCGAACGCCGGTGACTGAAAAGCTCCTCACAAACCGTGATCGCCAGCCCCGCCTGGCCAAACGCTGTTAGAACCTCACCCACCGGCCGGTGATAGAAAGTCGTCGTATCCCCACCCCCTTGCCCCGGATGCGTCACGATCGGAATCTCCTGCGGCACCCCATAACGATCCACCCGCCGGTACTGCAGCTTCCGCCCCTCATCCCAGCCCCAGTGCGCCTGCTGCGGGATGCGGAAACAAGGGTGCATGAAGATCGCCACAAAACGCCCACCCGGCTTCAGTGCCGCAGCCACCTGCCGCGCCATCGCCGGCAGATCCGGCACATCATGCACCGCCATGATACAGGCAGCTGCATCATTCGACCCATCCGCCCACGGACCGGGCGCACAAGCATCAGCCACCACCAGCTCCACACGCTTCTCATTCCGGAAGCGAGCGCTGGCGGATTCGATCAACCGCGGCGAAGCATCCACCCCCGTCACTCGACCCACCTTCGCCTCAAGCAACAGCGGAATCAGCACCCCTTGCCCGCAGCACAGATCCAGCACCTTCTCCCCAGCCTTCGGCGCAAGCAATCGCATCGCAGCCGGCAGGATGACGTTGCGATGATAGTCCGACCCCTTGTCGCCCACCAGCTTGTCGTACCATCCCGCCACCTGATCCCAGCCCTGCTCCTGCGCAGACTTGCGCGCGAAGGCAGGCTTCCCCTGCGGCTTGGGCCCCGATGAAAAACGCCCAGCACTCCCCTGCCCCTGATCCTCCCGTCGCGGCCCATGGCCACCTTGCCAGCTCTGCTTGCTCTTATATCCGGGGCGCTTTCGGGGTGGCTGAGGCATCGTGAAGCTGGGATCTTGAATCTAAAATCTACGATCTACAATCTGCGATCCTCAAAGCCCGCGACGCCCTTCAAGCGCGCGAGCAAGCGTGAGCGCATCGGCATGCTCCAGTCCACCACCCGCAGGCAAGCCCTGCGCGATCCGGGTAACGTGGCACTTCCCCTTCAGCAAGCTCGCCAGGTAGTTCGCCGTCGCCTCGCCTTCCACATCCGACCCAGGCGCCAGAATCACCTCGCTCACCTGCTCATGGTCGATCCGCCGCAGCAGCGACCCAATCCGCAAATCATCCGGCGTCACATTATCCAGCGGTGAAAGCTTCCCGCCCAGACAGTGATAGCGCCCCTTGAAAGCACCCGAGCGTTCCAGCGGCAGCACATCCGTCGCCTGCTCCACCACACAAAGCACCGAGTCCCGCGAAGGATCCGAACAAATCTCGCACTTCTCCTCAGTCGCAAAAAACCCACACACCGGGCAGGCCACCACCTCCTCCTTCGCCTTCTCCAGAGCCGACGCCAGCGCCACCGGATCCGCCTTCGCGCTCTGCAGTAGCCAGATCGCAATCCGCTCCGCACTTCGCGGCCCCACGCCCGGGAGCCTGCGGAGTTCATCCACCAGTTTGCCGACCGCCTCTGGATATTCGATGCGAGCCATGGAAAATCAGTCGATCGGTTCCTGATGGCGGTTCGCGTAAATCATCGCCCACAGGCCGCACCAGACCAGCGCCAGCAGCGGCATCGTCACCTCCGCCTGATACCCGGCCAGCGCCAGCACCGGCACCCACGCCAGGGTCAGCACCAGCGTCGTCGCCCACAGCACCGACCGCCGCCACGTCTTACGCGATGCCAGCATCCCGCCAGCCAGCCCCAGCACCATCGGCACCGCCCACATCCACGGAGCCCACCCGGGCAGCACCCGGAATTCCCCATTCAGCCCGCTGGTTTTCATCCAGGCCGTCACCAGCCCGTCCACCTTCTGCGAAAACCCCAGCAGCTCCAGCGCCGCAGCCAGCACCAGCGACATCCCGCCGATCGACATCAGCGCGGCAAGAGGGTGAGCAGGCGGTTTCGTCGCGGCGGCGGGCATCGGGTGGGAGGAGATTAGGGAGAGCGAACCAAAAAGCTCAATCCATTAACCCAAGACCGCCAGCAAACGCTCAAGATGCTCATCCGGCGACACCTTCTCCAGCACCGCCTCGATCGCCCCATCCACCCCGATCACAAACGTACTCCGCTCCGTCCCCATGAAAGTCTTCCCATACATCGACTTCTCCA containing:
- a CDS encoding class I SAM-dependent methyltransferase, with translation MPQPPRKRPGYKSKQSWQGGHGPRREDQGQGSAGRFSSGPKPQGKPAFARKSAQEQGWDQVAGWYDKLVGDKGSDYHRNVILPAAMRLLAPKAGEKVLDLCCGQGVLIPLLLEAKVGRVTGVDASPRLIESASARFRNEKRVELVVADACAPGPWADGSNDAAACIMAVHDVPDLPAMARQVAAALKPGGRFVAIFMHPCFRIPQQAHWGWDEGRKLQYRRVDRYGVPQEIPIVTHPGQGGGDTTTFYHRPVGEVLTAFGQAGLAITVCEELFSHRRSQPGPRAKGENRAVKEFPVFLAVSCVRLS
- the recR gene encoding recombination mediator RecR, with protein sequence MARIEYPEAVGKLVDELRRLPGVGPRSAERIAIWLLQSAKADPVALASALEKAKEEVVACPVCGFFATEEKCEICSDPSRDSVLCVVEQATDVLPLERSGAFKGRYHCLGGKLSPLDNVTPDDLRIGSLLRRIDHEQVSEVILAPGSDVEGEATANYLASLLKGKCHVTRIAQGLPAGGGLEHADALTLARALEGRRGL